From the genome of Maribacter algicola, one region includes:
- a CDS encoding alpha/beta fold hydrolase, with protein sequence MKNFLLLSFAFVLCVSKISVQTNIFKSFDGTQISYTDEGFGEPVLLLHGFLSSGKSWDNTQLKEDLLSKGYRVIIPDLRGCGQSDKPQDESSYQNNAEVKDIKLLMSHLNAKKYNAVGYSRGSIVLAELLTEDTRIKKAVLGGMGIDFTNPNWARRLAFANAFNGEVSEITQGAVDYAKSIDADFRSLHLQQKYQPVTSKEELRKVQVKILVVAGDRDLDNGNPEALSNVFKRSKFAIVPGDHNSSWKTREFSDEILKFL encoded by the coding sequence ATGAAAAACTTCCTCCTACTATCTTTTGCTTTTGTCCTTTGTGTTTCAAAGATATCCGTACAAACCAACATTTTCAAATCCTTTGACGGAACCCAAATTAGTTACACCGATGAAGGTTTTGGGGAGCCCGTACTTTTATTGCATGGATTTTTAAGCTCTGGAAAATCATGGGACAATACCCAGCTAAAAGAAGACTTGTTATCCAAGGGATATAGGGTTATTATTCCCGATTTAAGAGGGTGCGGGCAATCAGATAAGCCCCAAGATGAATCCTCCTATCAAAATAATGCAGAGGTGAAAGATATAAAATTACTGATGAGCCATCTAAACGCTAAAAAGTATAATGCCGTTGGCTATTCAAGGGGCAGTATTGTTTTGGCGGAACTCCTTACGGAAGATACAAGAATCAAAAAGGCGGTATTAGGCGGAATGGGTATCGATTTTACAAATCCAAACTGGGCTAGGAGATTGGCTTTTGCCAATGCCTTTAACGGAGAAGTTTCTGAAATAACCCAAGGAGCGGTAGACTATGCAAAATCGATAGATGCCGATTTTAGATCTCTCCATCTACAACAAAAATATCAACCTGTTACCTCCAAAGAAGAACTGCGTAAAGTACAGGTGAAAATTTTGGTTGTCGCTGGGGATAGGGATTTGGACAACGGAAATCCAGAAGCGCTGAGCAATGTGTTCAAAAGATCCAAATTCGCGATTGTGCCTGGAGATCACAATAGTTCCTGGAAAACACGGGAATTTTCAGATGAAATACTCAAGTTTTTATAA
- the serA gene encoding phosphoglycerate dehydrogenase, with protein MVASGRKYVFDFDSTLTRVEALDVLAEMTLEGKSNREEIVSEIQRITNLGIDGDISFTESLERRLQLLDANKDDLERLVAELRQKISKSIAANKEFFENYAEDIYVISCGFKEFIDPIVKEYNIPSNRVYANTFKFDENGNIVGFDEKNVLSQHNGKIECLKQMDLDGEVQVIGDGYSDYVMREAGIAHKFFAYTENVHREKAAMNADHVAPNLDEFLFVNDLPRNISYPKNRIKILLLENVHTNAFDSLSSEGFSVELLKHSLSEEELMEKIKDVHVLGIRSKTQVTQKVLDAAEKLLVVGAFCIGTTQIDLEYAKKKGVVVFNAPYSNTRSVVELAIGEIIMLMRSVFARSAELHNGQWQKTAAGSREVRGKNLGIVGYGNIGKQLSVLAEAMGMKVYYYDVNDQLALGNAIKCSTLEDLLNVSDVITLHVDDNKANKNFIGEREINQMKKGAMLINLSRGFVVDIDALADGLESGKIGGAAVDVYPEEPSSNGDFKTRLQGFPNVILTPHVGGSTEEAQRDIADFVPNKIMDYINSGNTVDAVNFPNIRLPKQNKAHRFLHIHKNVPGIMAKINKVLAKYELNISSQYLSTDSEVGYVITDLDKEYNKDVIKALKKVENTIKFRVLY; from the coding sequence ATGGTTGCATCAGGTAGAAAATATGTTTTTGATTTTGACAGTACCTTAACGAGGGTCGAGGCACTGGACGTCCTTGCGGAAATGACCCTGGAAGGTAAATCCAATAGGGAAGAAATTGTTAGCGAGATTCAACGGATTACCAATTTGGGAATTGACGGGGATATTTCCTTTACGGAGTCCTTGGAACGTCGTTTGCAGTTATTGGATGCTAACAAGGACGACCTTGAAAGACTTGTGGCCGAGTTGCGGCAAAAAATTTCCAAGTCCATAGCGGCCAACAAGGAGTTTTTTGAAAATTATGCCGAGGATATCTATGTGATTTCCTGCGGCTTCAAGGAGTTTATAGATCCCATAGTAAAGGAGTACAATATCCCATCGAATAGGGTGTATGCGAATACCTTCAAGTTTGATGAGAATGGAAATATTGTTGGGTTTGATGAGAAAAATGTACTCTCACAACACAACGGAAAAATAGAATGCCTTAAACAAATGGACTTGGACGGTGAAGTCCAGGTCATTGGTGATGGCTATAGTGATTACGTAATGCGGGAAGCTGGCATTGCACATAAATTTTTCGCGTACACGGAAAACGTGCACCGAGAAAAAGCGGCAATGAATGCGGACCACGTTGCACCTAACTTAGATGAATTTTTATTCGTGAACGATTTGCCAAGAAATATCTCATACCCAAAGAACAGAATTAAGATCCTTTTATTGGAAAATGTGCATACCAATGCTTTCGATAGCCTTTCCAGCGAAGGATTTTCGGTGGAACTGTTAAAACATAGCCTATCGGAGGAAGAACTTATGGAGAAAATTAAGGATGTCCATGTATTGGGTATCCGATCAAAGACCCAGGTTACACAAAAGGTATTGGACGCCGCCGAAAAGTTATTGGTCGTAGGTGCATTCTGTATCGGTACTACTCAAATAGACTTGGAGTATGCCAAGAAAAAGGGTGTCGTAGTTTTTAATGCCCCTTATAGTAATACACGGTCTGTGGTAGAATTGGCCATTGGAGAAATTATTATGCTAATGCGCAGTGTTTTTGCCCGAAGTGCGGAGCTTCACAACGGACAATGGCAAAAAACCGCTGCGGGATCCAGGGAGGTTCGTGGCAAGAACCTAGGTATTGTTGGTTACGGTAATATTGGTAAACAGCTCTCCGTTTTGGCGGAAGCCATGGGGATGAAAGTCTATTATTATGACGTAAACGATCAATTGGCCCTAGGTAATGCGATAAAGTGTAGCACCTTGGAAGATTTGTTGAACGTTTCCGATGTAATCACACTTCACGTAGATGATAACAAGGCCAACAAAAATTTCATTGGGGAACGTGAAATCAACCAGATGAAGAAAGGGGCCATGCTTATAAATCTTTCTAGAGGTTTTGTGGTGGATATCGATGCTTTGGCGGACGGACTTGAAAGTGGTAAAATTGGAGGTGCTGCAGTGGATGTATACCCTGAAGAACCCAGTAGTAATGGTGACTTTAAAACCAGACTTCAAGGCTTTCCAAATGTCATTTTAACCCCTCATGTTGGGGGTAGTACGGAAGAGGCGCAAAGGGATATTGCAGACTTTGTACCCAACAAGATTATGGACTACATCAATTCTGGGAATACTGTTGATGCAGTGAACTTTCCAAATATTAGACTTCCTAAACAAAATAAAGCCCATAGATTTCTGCATATCCATAAGAATGTTCCTGGTATTATGGCCAAGATTAATAAAGTATTGGCCAAGTACGAGCTCAACATTTCCAGTCAATACCTTTCTACGGATAGTGAAGTGGGATATGTGATTACTGATTTGGATAAGGAATACAACAAGGATGTCATCAAGGCTTTGAAAAAGGTAGAAAATACTATTAAGTTCAGGGTTCTTTATTAA
- the rlmH gene encoding 23S rRNA (pseudouridine(1915)-N(3))-methyltransferase RlmH gives MTIKLLAIGKTDSKELQKLISIYHQRLNHYVKFEMEIIPDLKKTKSLSEDQQKIKEGELILKSLSSTDVLILLDENGKQHSSVEFSNYLQKKMNSGLKQLVFLIGGPYGFSEEIHKKSLGKISLSKMTFSHQMVRLFFIEQLYRAFTILRNEPYHHQ, from the coding sequence ATGACGATAAAACTACTGGCCATAGGAAAAACCGATAGCAAAGAATTGCAAAAGCTAATTTCCATCTATCACCAACGTCTAAACCATTACGTTAAATTTGAAATGGAAATTATCCCCGACTTAAAAAAGACAAAAAGCCTATCCGAGGACCAGCAAAAAATCAAGGAAGGCGAACTGATTCTTAAATCACTTTCCAGTACAGACGTACTGATTCTCTTGGATGAAAATGGTAAACAGCATTCATCCGTAGAGTTTTCCAATTATTTACAAAAGAAAATGAACTCCGGCCTGAAGCAGCTAGTGTTTTTAATAGGCGGTCCGTATGGGTTCAGCGAAGAAATACATAAAAAATCATTGGGGAAGATAAGCCTCTCCAAAATGACCTTCTCCCATCAAATGGTGCGATTATTCTTTATAGAACAACTTTACAGGGCCTTTACCATACTAAGAAACGAACCATACCACCATCAATAG
- the nadC gene encoding carboxylating nicotinate-nucleotide diphosphorylase has translation MISQEQFEKELEGIIANAIREDVGDGDHSSLACIPANAQGRAKLLVKDEGIIAGIDFANMVFKYVDKDMVFEKIMEDGAKVKYGDIAFYVEGSSRSILMAERLVLNAMQRMSAIATKTRSFVDLLEGTKTKILDTRKTTPGIRALEKWAVQIGGGENHRFALYDMIMLKDNHIDFAGGITKAIDKTKAYLQKTERDLKIIVEARDLDEIKEILKSDGVYRILIDNFNYEDTREAVQLIGDTCLTESSGGITEETIRHYAECGVDYISSGALTHSVYNMDLSLKAV, from the coding sequence ATGATTTCACAAGAGCAGTTCGAAAAGGAATTGGAGGGAATAATTGCGAATGCAATTAGGGAGGATGTAGGCGATGGCGACCATAGTTCCTTGGCATGTATTCCGGCCAATGCCCAAGGCAGGGCTAAATTATTGGTCAAGGACGAAGGGATTATCGCCGGGATTGATTTTGCAAACATGGTCTTCAAGTATGTGGACAAGGACATGGTATTTGAAAAGATCATGGAGGATGGGGCAAAAGTAAAATATGGCGATATTGCCTTTTACGTGGAAGGAAGTTCACGTAGTATATTGATGGCGGAGCGTCTCGTTTTGAATGCGATGCAGCGTATGAGTGCCATAGCCACCAAGACAAGGTCTTTTGTGGATCTTTTGGAAGGTACAAAGACCAAAATTCTGGATACCCGAAAAACAACTCCTGGCATTAGGGCTTTGGAGAAGTGGGCAGTTCAAATTGGAGGAGGGGAAAATCACCGTTTCGCGCTCTATGATATGATTATGCTTAAAGACAATCATATTGACTTCGCAGGTGGAATTACAAAGGCAATCGATAAGACCAAAGCCTATTTGCAGAAGACGGAAAGGGATTTAAAAATAATAGTGGAAGCGCGGGATTTGGATGAAATAAAGGAAATTTTAAAATCGGACGGGGTATACCGTATTCTTATCGATAATTTTAATTATGAGGATACTAGGGAAGCGGTACAGCTCATTGGCGATACCTGTCTTACCGAATCATCGGGCGGAATTACCGAGGAAACCATCCGGCACTATGCTGAATGTGGCGTGGATTATATTTCTTCTGGAGCACTCACGCATTCAGTTTACAATATGGACCTTAGTTTAAAAGCTGTCTAG
- a CDS encoding YihY/virulence factor BrkB family protein: MSLEVEEKLEKIPIINKVVRLLKTIKLPGLEGLSLYDLLEMYINGIVQGALSSRASAISFSLFMALFPLLIFMVTLVPFLVDYISIQNENFELQFQLFLESFLPNATGDYFGDVFRQIKDQKRGGLLSSAFLLSIFLVANGVNSIFGGFETSYHIELKRNFFRQYLYALMVGLILAILIIVGFVAYIYFEFYVLGYLTEFAARQGGYVLDEDEIIGVQIAKVLFFIVLSYFTTAILYYFGTREGKQARFFSIGALVTTVLFLLTSYLFGIYVEKFARYNELYGALGGLLILMVYIWLNSNILLLGFELNASLNSLRKLSKKE; this comes from the coding sequence ATGTCCTTAGAGGTCGAAGAAAAACTTGAAAAAATTCCCATTATCAATAAGGTCGTACGTTTGTTAAAGACAATCAAATTGCCTGGACTTGAAGGACTATCCCTTTACGATCTTTTGGAAATGTATATTAATGGGATAGTGCAAGGGGCCTTGTCCTCCCGTGCCAGTGCCATTTCCTTCAGTCTTTTTATGGCATTGTTTCCGCTCTTGATTTTTATGGTGACTCTGGTACCGTTCTTGGTGGATTACATTAGTATCCAAAATGAAAATTTTGAATTACAGTTTCAGCTTTTTTTGGAATCTTTTTTGCCCAATGCCACGGGAGATTATTTTGGGGATGTTTTCAGGCAAATAAAGGATCAGAAGCGAGGCGGCCTGCTTTCCTCCGCTTTTTTACTTTCCATATTCCTGGTTGCAAATGGGGTGAATTCCATTTTTGGAGGCTTTGAGACGAGCTATCACATTGAACTCAAACGAAATTTTTTCAGGCAGTACCTTTATGCCCTAATGGTGGGTCTCATTCTGGCCATACTCATCATAGTAGGTTTTGTGGCCTATATTTATTTTGAGTTTTATGTGCTGGGATATTTAACGGAATTCGCTGCAAGGCAGGGGGGGTACGTTTTGGATGAAGATGAAATTATAGGAGTACAAATTGCAAAAGTGCTGTTTTTTATAGTACTATCGTATTTTACCACGGCAATTCTGTACTATTTTGGGACTAGGGAGGGTAAACAGGCACGATTTTTTTCAATTGGGGCATTGGTTACCACAGTTTTGTTTTTATTGACGTCCTACCTGTTCGGAATTTACGTTGAAAAATTTGCAAGATATAACGAACTCTATGGTGCCTTGGGGGGATTATTGATTTTAATGGTCTACATATGGTTAAATTCCAATATCTTGCTACTTGGGTTTGAGCTGAATGCATCGCTAAATTCCTTACGTAAACTAAGCAAGAAAGAATGA
- a CDS encoding DUF2147 domain-containing protein, with product MIQLRVVLVFLFFLSGIHLLTAQTVFGKWKTIDDRTGKPKGIINIYKKDGQMYGYVEKILEEGKEDMVCIKCEGELKDEPIVGMEIIKEGEQHDDGEWKGKHLFDPEQAMTFRFRIWLNPDNKDELKVRGYLAFLYRTQTWIRVEG from the coding sequence ATGATACAATTGAGAGTAGTACTAGTATTCCTATTTTTTTTAAGCGGTATTCATTTATTGACAGCCCAGACCGTGTTTGGAAAATGGAAAACTATCGATGATCGAACTGGAAAACCTAAGGGAATAATCAATATATATAAGAAAGACGGACAAATGTACGGGTATGTAGAAAAAATTCTTGAGGAGGGAAAAGAGGATATGGTCTGTATTAAATGCGAAGGAGAGCTAAAGGACGAGCCCATTGTGGGCATGGAAATAATAAAGGAAGGGGAGCAGCATGATGACGGGGAATGGAAGGGAAAACACCTTTTTGATCCGGAGCAAGCCATGACGTTCCGCTTTAGAATTTGGCTAAATCCAGATAACAAAGATGAATTAAAGGTCCGTGGGTATTTGGCGTTTTTATACAGGACCCAAACGTGGATCAGGGTGGAAGGATAA
- the priA gene encoding replication restart helicase PriA yields MEYFVNVILPIPLERQFTYSVTSDEADFLSPGMRVAVPFGKSKIYTALVLTIHNFPPNAYEAKEIDQILDEVPLVNQLQLRHWEWIANYYMCTLGEVMRSALPSAFLLESETLILRNDSTHVDESQLKDDEFLVFEALQHQSTLKVHEVSAIVERKNVLPVLNRLLEKNIIYLKEEVYEQYKPKLVKYVKLGKDYLFDTALEALLESLTRAPKQSQVVLSLFQLQGNSKKPISITDLEKYSNASKSVIGSLVDKGILEEYHIRMDRVRFEGEENSEVKSLNEYQLQALANIKRSFEEDKVTLLKGVTSSGKTEVYVQLISEYLEKGKQILYLLPEIALTTQLISRLQDYFGERISVFHSKYNIQERVEVWNNVLIGAQKAQIVIGARSSLFLPFDNLGLIIVDEEHEGSFKQFDPAPRYHARDAAIVLANLHKANILLGSATPSIESYYNAKRGKYGYAEINRRFGNVLMPDMELVDFKEALRKKRVKGHFSERLLEEIEESLGNGEQIILFQNRRGFAPVLECLTCGHTPQCSNCDVTLTYHQYKNQLRCHYCSYHTALPDSCAACGSPELDTKGFGTEQVEEEVKKLFPEAKVGRMDLDTTRGKHAYEKIITSFEQQELDILVGTQMLTKGLDFRNVSLVGVMNADSLLNFPDFRAHERTFQMLTQVSGRAGRTQKRGKVIIQTYNPYHQILKQVTTGDYETMFTEQIYEREQYKYPPLNRIIKITFKHKNYNTLNEATEWFSGALRTHFGGTVLGPEYPPISRIRNQYLKNILVKIDKSESLGKTKKNIKRIEKTFKSVSLFRSVRVIYNVDYI; encoded by the coding sequence ATGGAGTATTTTGTCAACGTCATACTGCCCATTCCCCTGGAGCGGCAATTTACTTACAGCGTTACTTCAGATGAAGCGGATTTTTTAAGTCCTGGTATGCGGGTGGCTGTGCCGTTCGGAAAGTCAAAAATATATACGGCCCTCGTTCTTACTATTCACAATTTCCCACCAAATGCGTACGAGGCCAAGGAAATAGACCAGATTTTGGATGAAGTTCCCTTGGTAAATCAACTACAACTTAGGCATTGGGAATGGATCGCTAATTACTACATGTGCACGCTGGGCGAGGTGATGCGCAGTGCTTTACCTTCTGCATTTTTGCTGGAAAGCGAGACCTTAATATTAAGAAACGACTCTACCCATGTGGATGAATCCCAATTAAAGGATGATGAGTTTTTGGTTTTTGAGGCATTGCAGCACCAATCCACCTTGAAGGTGCATGAAGTATCGGCAATAGTGGAACGTAAAAATGTGCTTCCGGTATTAAACCGACTTTTGGAGAAAAACATTATTTATTTAAAAGAAGAAGTATACGAACAGTACAAGCCAAAACTTGTAAAGTATGTAAAGTTGGGTAAAGACTATTTGTTCGATACCGCCTTGGAAGCTTTACTGGAAAGTCTTACAAGGGCCCCAAAACAAAGTCAGGTGGTACTTTCCTTGTTCCAATTACAGGGAAATAGTAAAAAACCGATTTCCATAACGGATTTGGAAAAGTACAGCAATGCCTCAAAATCGGTCATCGGTTCATTGGTAGATAAGGGAATTTTGGAGGAATATCATATTCGAATGGACCGTGTCCGTTTTGAGGGAGAAGAAAATTCTGAAGTTAAAAGTCTGAATGAATATCAATTACAGGCCTTGGCCAATATTAAAAGATCTTTTGAAGAAGATAAGGTAACCTTGTTAAAAGGGGTTACGTCATCGGGTAAAACGGAAGTGTACGTGCAATTGATCAGTGAATATCTTGAGAAGGGCAAACAGATACTATATTTATTGCCCGAAATCGCACTCACCACCCAATTGATTTCTAGGTTACAGGATTATTTTGGTGAACGTATTTCGGTGTTTCATTCCAAATACAACATTCAGGAGCGGGTAGAGGTATGGAACAACGTATTAATAGGGGCTCAAAAAGCTCAAATTGTGATCGGGGCACGATCATCCTTGTTTTTGCCATTTGACAATTTGGGATTGATTATAGTGGATGAGGAACACGAGGGGTCCTTCAAGCAATTTGATCCTGCACCGCGATATCATGCAAGGGATGCGGCCATTGTTCTTGCAAACCTGCATAAGGCCAATATTCTTTTGGGTTCTGCCACGCCCAGTATTGAAAGTTATTATAATGCAAAGCGGGGAAAATATGGCTACGCCGAAATAAACAGGCGTTTTGGTAATGTGCTCATGCCCGATATGGAATTGGTTGATTTTAAGGAGGCGCTTCGCAAAAAAAGGGTTAAGGGCCATTTTTCCGAACGATTATTGGAGGAAATTGAAGAAAGCCTGGGTAATGGTGAGCAAATCATACTTTTTCAAAACAGAAGGGGCTTTGCCCCGGTTCTAGAGTGTTTGACTTGTGGCCATACGCCCCAATGCTCCAATTGTGACGTTACCTTGACCTACCATCAATATAAAAACCAACTTCGGTGTCACTATTGCAGTTACCATACAGCCCTACCGGATAGCTGTGCCGCCTGCGGTAGTCCAGAACTGGATACTAAGGGATTTGGTACGGAACAAGTGGAGGAAGAGGTGAAAAAGCTTTTTCCAGAAGCCAAGGTAGGAAGAATGGATTTGGATACCACCCGGGGCAAACATGCGTATGAAAAAATCATCACTTCCTTTGAACAACAGGAGCTGGACATATTGGTGGGCACCCAAATGCTCACAAAGGGGCTGGATTTTAGGAACGTAAGTTTGGTAGGGGTTATGAACGCTGATTCGCTTCTTAATTTCCCGGATTTTAGAGCTCATGAAAGAACATTTCAAATGTTGACCCAGGTATCGGGTAGGGCAGGACGGACCCAAAAAAGAGGTAAGGTGATTATTCAAACCTATAATCCGTATCATCAAATCCTGAAACAAGTAACCACTGGAGACTATGAAACCATGTTCACCGAACAGATTTATGAAAGGGAGCAGTATAAGTATCCGCCTTTAAATCGGATAATAAAAATAACCTTTAAACACAAAAACTATAATACGCTCAATGAGGCCACAGAGTGGTTTAGCGGGGCCCTGAGAACTCATTTTGGAGGGACGGTATTGGGTCCTGAATATCCACCCATCTCGAGAATACGAAATCAGTATTTAAAAAATATACTGGTCAAGATCGATAAAAGCGAATCCTTGGGAAAAACAAAAAAAAATATCAAAAGAATTGAGAAAACATTTAAATCCGTGAGTCTGTTTAGAAGCGTACGGGTCATTTACAATGTGGACTACATATAA
- a CDS encoding LytR/AlgR family response regulator transcription factor, producing MKLRSIIVDDSSMQRMAVAKLVNNHPNLAMVAEYSNAIEAKNGIKNNEIDLIFLDVEMPIITGFDLLESLDNSPQVILITGKPDYALKAFDYDVTDYLHKPITMARFDASVKRAVAKYEQMHRVNEDEEHIFVKSNLKKRKVILNDIKWIEALGDYIKLVTDEANIVILSTMKSFEKQLPEDKFLRIHKSYIVNLEKVEKFNSKNVEVSGRSIPLSRNNKTELAEALSNV from the coding sequence ATGAAGTTAAGAAGTATTATCGTTGACGATTCGTCCATGCAGCGTATGGCGGTCGCCAAGTTGGTAAACAACCACCCAAACCTAGCTATGGTGGCAGAGTACAGCAACGCCATCGAAGCCAAAAACGGCATTAAGAACAATGAAATCGATTTGATCTTTTTAGACGTTGAAATGCCTATTATAACCGGATTCGACCTACTTGAATCCCTGGACAACAGTCCCCAAGTAATTTTGATAACCGGTAAACCGGATTATGCCCTTAAGGCCTTCGATTACGATGTAACGGACTATTTGCACAAACCCATTACAATGGCCCGTTTTGATGCTTCCGTAAAAAGAGCGGTTGCCAAATACGAGCAAATGCACAGAGTGAACGAAGACGAGGAGCATATCTTCGTTAAAAGTAACCTGAAGAAAAGAAAAGTCATCCTAAACGATATTAAATGGATCGAGGCTCTTGGAGATTATATCAAATTGGTAACCGATGAAGCCAACATTGTAATTTTATCAACAATGAAATCTTTTGAAAAGCAATTACCGGAAGATAAATTCCTAAGAATTCACAAGTCCTATATCGTGAACCTGGAAAAAGTTGAAAAATTCAACAGTAAAAATGTTGAAGTGAGTGGTCGTTCGATTCCTTTAAGTAGAAACAACAAAACGGAATTGGCCGAAGCCCTAAGCAATGTTTAA
- the rpsF gene encoding 30S ribosomal protein S6, with the protein MNHYETVFILNPVLSDVQIEETVKKFEDFLINNGAKMVAKENWGLKKLAYPIQNKKSGFYHLFEFTSTGEVVMPYEQEFRRDERVMRFLTVKLDKHAVAWAEKRRTRNKTAKA; encoded by the coding sequence ATGAACCATTACGAAACTGTTTTCATTTTAAATCCCGTTCTATCTGATGTACAGATAGAGGAAACAGTTAAGAAATTCGAGGATTTCTTAATTAACAATGGCGCCAAAATGGTAGCCAAGGAGAATTGGGGCCTAAAAAAATTGGCCTATCCGATCCAAAATAAAAAAAGTGGTTTTTACCACTTGTTCGAATTTACTAGCACCGGTGAGGTCGTTATGCCTTACGAGCAGGAGTTTAGGAGAGATGAACGCGTCATGCGCTTTTTGACCGTAAAATTGGACAAACATGCCGTCGCGTGGGCAGAAAAGAGAAGAACAAGAAACAAAACTGCTAAAGCTTAA
- the rpsR gene encoding 30S ribosomal protein S18 has protein sequence MSTLQQQAKGKKDGEIRYLTPLNIETNSKKKYCRFKKSGIKYIDYKDADFLMKLVNEQGKLLPRRLTGTSLKYQRKVAQAVKRARHLALMPYVGDLLK, from the coding sequence ATGTCAACATTACAACAACAGGCAAAAGGAAAAAAAGATGGGGAGATAAGATATCTTACCCCGTTAAACATAGAGACCAACTCAAAAAAGAAATATTGTAGGTTCAAGAAATCCGGTATCAAATATATTGATTACAAGGATGCCGACTTTCTAATGAAATTGGTGAACGAGCAAGGTAAGTTATTACCCAGAAGACTTACAGGTACTTCCTTGAAGTATCAACGAAAAGTAGCTCAGGCGGTGAAGAGAGCTCGTCATTTGGCGCTAATGCCATATGTTGGTGATTTATTAAAATAA
- the rplI gene encoding 50S ribosomal protein L9, whose protein sequence is MELILKEDVENLGFKDDLVSVKNGYGRNYLIPQGLATMATPSAKKVLAETLKQRAHKEKKVVDAAKKTAEALKALDLKIAAKAGAGDKLFGSVTNADLADAIEKEGHTIDKKFISIQGGSVKRTGPYNAQIRLHREVVVDFPFEVVAEQN, encoded by the coding sequence ATGGAGCTTATATTAAAGGAAGACGTAGAAAATTTAGGTTTTAAAGATGACTTGGTTAGCGTTAAGAACGGATACGGTAGAAACTACCTTATTCCTCAGGGCTTAGCGACCATGGCAACTCCTTCGGCTAAAAAAGTTTTGGCCGAAACCTTAAAGCAGAGAGCCCACAAAGAAAAGAAAGTTGTGGATGCCGCTAAGAAAACTGCTGAGGCCCTTAAGGCCTTGGACTTGAAAATTGCTGCAAAGGCCGGTGCCGGCGACAAATTGTTCGGTTCAGTAACCAATGCTGATTTGGCGGATGCAATTGAAAAGGAAGGACATACAATCGATAAGAAGTTCATTAGCATTCAAGGTGGTTCCGTTAAAAGAACCGGACCCTACAATGCCCAGATCCGACTTCACAGAGAGGTCGTTGTTGATTTTCCTTTTGAGGTTGTGGCAGAGCAGAACTAA
- a CDS encoding DUF6495 family protein: protein MKYTRLTKEQLEELHPEFINFLATQSIDKIEWDEIKKNKPKVAEEELDIFSDLVWEGVLTKVTFLENISDQEMHLFHLTDKEMKLIAVKVLNPEIDLTTKVGFDWFKKNWQSDFVDYMTASKAYTDDPNKDKFELIKQGAIITKGELYQWFDKVIG from the coding sequence ATGAAATACACCAGACTTACAAAGGAACAACTGGAAGAGCTTCATCCTGAATTCATTAACTTTCTGGCAACGCAGTCAATCGATAAGATCGAATGGGACGAAATCAAGAAAAATAAACCCAAAGTAGCGGAAGAGGAATTGGATATATTCAGCGATTTGGTATGGGAAGGAGTACTGACAAAAGTTACCTTCTTGGAGAATATTTCAGACCAAGAAATGCATCTATTCCATTTGACCGATAAGGAAATGAAACTCATTGCGGTAAAAGTTTTGAATCCGGAGATAGATTTGACCACCAAGGTCGGTTTTGATTGGTTCAAAAAGAATTGGCAATCTGATTTTGTGGATTATATGACCGCATCCAAGGCCTATACGGACGACCCCAATAAAGATAAATTTGAATTAATCAAACAAGGGGCCATAATTACCAAAGGAGAATTATATCAGTGGTTTGATAAAGTAATAGGATAA